The stretch of DNA aagctcctccacagatctctctttgtcttcaaaagtcctctcatttcgttcctgccatagacaccgcataatacagatagggatcatcttccatactgcttTAATCTGTTTCACCCCACGGATAGaattccagcaagccaatacatccaaaactgtttccggcatcacccacgccatatccatcCTTATAAACACCGAGTCCCAAATAGCCTTAGCtacctcacagtgtaaaagtaaatgatttaccgactcacccccacttttacacatacaacaccaatgtacaataattatcctcctctttcttagattatccgtagtgaggatcttccccaaagacgctgtccacacaaagaaagaggctttgggaggagccttatgacgccaaagctttctccaaggaaactgtacctctggttcttgtgtgagaaccttataaaaagagcgaGCTGAGAATACCCCTTTTCCTGCAGGATGCCACCACAACTCATCTTCCTGCTGGATATTCGGTCTaacagaatataagaggctataGAATTCTGCAAAACTTTCCATCTCCCAGtcctgtgccgcccggttgaaattaatgttccagtgaatgtttctacctgagactgagacttccataacctccgccactgtggcctctttgttacttgcaatcaagaaaagagacggaaacagaTCGAGTAAAACACTGGTATTACAccatgcatccttccaaaatctgatcttggcACCTGTTCCCAAGTGCAATCTAGTGTAACGCTGGAAAActtcccatcctcttctaatgttaATGGATATATTCCCGAGGagattgaggttactattcagtTGGGATGCTAGGGTAATGAAGTCAAACAGAGGtaaatagattaaaaattgGTATACTCTTGTGTAATactgaattgagatgataatttGAGCCGAATttgtttaatatgaagtttctaCGAGACATGGGAAGGACAGAAAGACTTGAGAATTCTGATAAAGgatggaaggaaagaaaaaaatttgagatgCCGTGGTGATCAGGCAATGGCTAAACCTTTTAAGTTGAATTGAAGCCTCTGAAAGGATGGACAAGGTAAGTATTAAAATTGTGAGATAAGATGATGGCTTCCCTGCAACTTGTTCTTTTGGTCTTGATGAAGTGAAATGAGAAAGTCGGATCTATGGTTTTTGATTTAAAAAGGTGGCTACtgaaaaaaagcaaaattaGGTGGCACATTTTGCTAGTTGCATATTTTGATGCGCTTTTGAAAGGTTTAGCTCTGCCAAGACTTCTgcactttataaatatttcactCAACCAAAAAGAGCCCAAATCGTAAATTCATGGTGTTGCctttggaattatttttaatcatttagaGATTTTTAGAGCCTTATACTGCATCATTCAATGGCATTTTTCAGTTTCTTACTTCtctgttttagaaaatataaagattttcTGTCATATGCCAACTAATCTTGCTTTcagttttagtttcttttttcgGTGAAATCGATTCATGAACCCGACAGCTTTTTATGATTGCATGGTGTTCTGTATACCGAATAAAATTGTCTAGGCACATTTTCTATAATGCATACGGCGACCTGCATCAGTCATTCTTCAtagctatttatttttctttcgtcTCTCATAGTTATAATGTAGTGTAGTTTCTCCTTtattgactctctctctctctcaaacacacacacaattcAAATTAAGGACTGTAAATCATTCATTTCAAGTtacttctttttcctttttcttgttcttctctctctctcttgagaTTGTTCTTTTGACAGGCGAATTTATTAGTAGTTTGTCGAAATTTTATGTTTCTCTATTATGATGAAATAAGCTTAGTTTTAATAAACTACTGAGGCACTCATATAGGAGCAAAAGTTTCCCTCGAAGGGAGAGCAAAAGTGATTTTCATTTATCGTCGaaatatgttatgccatgtgaAATCCTGATAAGATCATCATCGGGCCCATGTTCTTGTTTCTTTCAGTCTCTCTAACCTCAAATCTGATATATTCCTTGGACTTTCCTACTACAATTGACTGGAAAGACTTTTGAGTCACACCAGCAAAGCTCCAACATTCCACAAGCTTCTTAGTAGGTCTCAGGTTTTGACAGTAAGCTATGTTTTTTGGCAAGCAATTTGTGGAGCAGATGTCTTAGCAAGTCTGATAATATTGCACAAGTAATCCACATTTGAGATAGAGACTTCAATTGGTATTGGAAAAATCATTGCAGAAGGTCTTGGATTTTGCAATGTCTGTTTCATTTTCTGCTTTCACTCCATTTTCATCCCTGTTGAAGGTCCCAGTGAGCCCCACATCACCTTCTGACTGTATCCTAAgcctttagttttttttctctttagcCTCTTGTATTATGCCTCATGCAGCTTTTGCCTTCAAAGACCTTTAAGTTGTGCATGTGATACAAGCAGTAAGTCCCCGTTCAcattcctctatttttcttatatatttttttaacttatgatGTTTCTTGTGCCTCTGATATTCTGCATCATTTGGTGCTTAACCTTTAAAGGACCTTGGGGATTTGATTTTGGAGACTGGATATGGTAGTCTCTAATTCCTCGCAAATTTGTTTTCGGGTTGTATTTGCCTTGCTAATTGGGTTGCTCGATGGTGTGATCTGAAACATTGAAAGAGGCAATTTTTTCCTGCTTGATTGGATCACAATTACCTGCAGAACTTGCTCTTAGGCCTTGTGATTTGAACAGCTCTTTATGGCTCTTCaaatttttgttccttttcatTCTTCATTAGATTTAAGACCATGTATTGCTTAATAGTTGTACAATTGTTTAAGACTTTCTAAATATTTGGTGAATTTATCTCATGCCTTGGACTTGCTAAGAAAGTAAAAAGATTGACATAATCttccccccccccaaaaaagaaattgtaatCGAGTATTGCCATGGTTTTCTTTTTGATGCAGAAACAGAGCATGTATGGGCCATGGTTTCCTTTTGATGCAGACACGGCATGCATGGGCTTCAGTGAACTGGTGAAGCTTGTGAAACTTAAGAAGGATTTTGtctagagaattttttattattatttcctacTAGAATTGTTCTTGGTTTTTCCCAATAAATATCAGGCAAGAAGCTTGATCAGATAAACAGCTTGAGGTTTGTGGTGATAGTATCAATATTTGTTGGCGGCTTAGTGTCCCTAGCTTTCAGTACATGTCTTGttaattttgtagttttttttttttttaaatattctaaatGGTGTGTAGTACCTAGTTGCTTTGCATTGGTATGGTGGTGGTGCGATGTGGATTTGCAAATTCTTCTATGATATTAATATTCCCTTGATTGCTTTCATGGTGTTTTCTAGTGGATATGAACTCACTCTCTTTCCAAGAAATTTGTGTTTTGCTTTTACGGCATATGGGTTTCTATTAATGATACAGccattctttttatttcatgcTTGCTGGCTTCTTTTTATTGATGCTTGATGGATTTGtaaaacaccaatccatcacgaTACATCCCCTCTTCCTCGGATTGtccgtggtcaatatcttcccaagaaCAGCATTCCACACAAAAAAgactactttagaaggcacacgagacctaCTTTAGAAGGTTCCGTAACCAAGTTTTTCTTTCTCACTACTAATGTACTTTTTCTTAGTGCTTAACTCGATCAGAATGCATTGCACGGCATTATTTGTGTATCTATCACATTAAATAAGCTCTCGACTGCAACAGAAACAAGGATAGACTTCTCTGCCTAATACTCATCGATTGTTTGAACTATAAAGTTAGACCTTTTCCTGTTTGTCAAGCTTCGGTATAATGAAATTGTGCTGCTGTTTCAATTGAAGAAAATCACTCAAGTTGGTGGGACATTGTTGTACAGAAATATAGCATTTTTTTCCAAACCATTTCTTACTGTTTTTCCATACAAATCACAACAACTGCTAATCACACCAATCACACAATAGCCTGCCAATTCTTTGCCTAGGTTCTTATACGGTTCAAGTGGTAAAaaaaagggaataaaaaaaaaatgaacacaaGCCACACAAAAACCATTTCTCTGtacttttcaaatttatcttcaTGCTGCGCCATGAATGGCCGCAATGTATAGAAGCTGTGTCGCTGAAAGGATGATTAGGAATGACTCCATCGTTCTCTGCAAGAAAACATCACTTAGTTTTTTGTCTGATAAAATGGTTTTCAGACTTAATATTGAAAGTGCAGGTGATTATCCTGTtcttttcagaaaaatgaaaaggaaaactgGTTTCTGGTCCCTTACCAGACGAGCATTTCTGATGCGGAGCTCAATCTCTTTGCAGGCAAACCTGCACAAATGTTTAGCTGATTAtgatcaacaacaaaaatacttctatgatgctttttttcattattgtttaGAGATACATAGGAAAATTGGAGAGTGGTAATGCTTACCCCATGGCAAGGACAGTAAGAGTCCAAGCAATAAGGGCTGCTGTAGCAGCAGATGGCAAGCTTCGATCATTCCAAGTACGAAGATGGTTTAATCCAGATAATGCTGATGCGGCACCAACAACTCCGGCTAGCAAAGCAAACATGACGAAGAATCCGGTGGCAGCATTTCCCATTGGGAAATATATGGGGGAAAAATGCGCCGGAAGATCGAATCCAGGACCAATGATGAAGCCATGATCAATTGCTCTATTCATAGCCCAACCGCCGATGCCCAGAATTATGACATACATGCAGAAATTGAGGACCAAAAGGAGCCCGGCAACGGGTTTCATTTGCTGACTAGCCATCCTTGAACAATATGGTTGAGGTATAGGGTGAGAAACTGTTGAAAGAGGACAGAACTAGTACACTTGATACATGTGTTTCATGCAAGAGGGGGTCTTATACATAGCATGGCATAAAGGGTTTTTGGTTCTTTTCTTGCTGAGGTTGTTAACTACAAAACGTTCTGTGGTGGTGTAAAGAGGATGCTTGGTATTCAAGGCAAGCCAAAAACGTAATGGATTCTTGCTTGGCTTACATTGCTTTGTAAGGTACATTCTTATTCAGGCTTTGCGCCGATAGTGTTCAAGGGAAGAAAGTGATAGTCTTTGCCAGTCCCAGAAAACAAACCTATTTGATCTTGTTAACGATTTAGGTTGAAACTTTCCAACTGAACAAGATTATTCTCTTTGCATACGTTGCATGTCATGGCAATGTgtctttaaaagagaaaatatatttgaaaccGTGAATTGTACAATCgctgcataattattttaaaaaaagtgaatcatacaTAGattaactcatataaaaaaaattaattttttaataatgaatatcactctttttcaaaactcgACGTTTACGAACTTCAcggttatatgtagaattattcatatattatattgtaaatgttgaaaattaaagtggtatttggatagtgagttgagataaaatgaaagttgaaagtttaataaaatattatttttttaatattattattattttaaaatttaaaaaaattgaattatttattatattttatgtaaaatttgaaaaaatttataataataagatgatataaattcaattaactctaaatccaaaaattttgcaCGATAATTTGTGTTATTTGCATAGAAGCACAAGAATCAACGCGATTAAAGCTTTCTTCATTAAATACAGTACAGTTTTTTGCCTCCCTTaactttcttttatgttaatagaaatgatattttgtgtaagttttatgtattttttttaaaaaaaatttaataaatataaaatttatataaaaatattatttttaataataaatttcactttttttttaagtgagtttGCAGGACTTGTACATCCTAAAATTGAATCTAGCAATCTTATGTTAAttacccaatatatatatatatatagaagattaCACAGGAATTAACTCAAACTATAATACTACGTAATTTTTACAAAGATTGGTCCTCAACTTATTTCCTTGATTTTTTACATCAGATGGTACAAAATGAATCTTAAACATTTAagtctttaaaaattttgaacatatcttaagattttaaaattaaattaaattttaaaaaattatgtattattttttaattaaatttattttagaattattttattttcaagtcaatGTATAAAGCACACTTTCCAcatcatttaaatttctttctaaaattcattttctaaatcggattatgtcatataaacattttaatagGTGTGTTATCCACAccgacttataaataaaattttttttttattttatacatagTCTACGGTTGTTTATTAAGAGCACTCACATCTAGATgagtaaattttttcctaaattttaggtAAAAATTATCTTTCCGTAAATTTTTCCTAAATCTTACTCATATTTCCAAAACTTCCAACATCtcacttcttattttttttctctattttattaaaataatatttttctatttttattttattatttttctattaatttttttttacatttttaactactatttttttgtctttcgaAAAAAGGGcggaagaaaattttttaacttttttttcacattttcttaattaattatttaattatgtattgCATCCATATTTTCGATTGTTCATCTGTAAcgatttcttttaaaactaattatctctctaaatgataatatttttaaaatgggtgctttcataacaataatatttaaaaaaactcatattttcacaaatggtcaattattttttaaaaaaaaatggatcatttCAATGATGAcgttctttcaaatttcaactataataaatataagtacGAAGGAAAGTATAAATGATaggaaaaagattttttttactaattaaaataaaatatttataaaaaataatttaatgataAACAATAACTTTCCGAGTCACTGCTGAGACCCCAAAACTTTCAATTAAAATAGTCAATTGGGATAGAGAGATTTTTGtcaaaaaagttgaatttttttattaaaatataggGAAGGAGACGCTATGCGAATGCGTAAACGGATGCGGATGCTCAAACTAGGAATCTAGGATGAAAGCGTAGGCAAACCAAAATTACGTATTGGGACCTTGGAAAGAAAGAGCCTTCCTCCATGCCATCAAGTTACCAATAGAAAGAGAATTATTACTAGgttttaaaaagagaaactctcctctttaaaaaaacttaaatatatatcttctagTGTTTATGCTGGAGTCCTCCTCTCTATTCCCTTTTCAATATCGTTTTGTGTATATGCTTTGGTTCTTATGATAGTGTTTTATTCTCTTCCTTCCACAGTTTAATTTTGGTCAAATTTACCACACTCTGGCTACCAACAGCCGCCGATCTACTAGGACGATGTAGAATCGCGACGAGAAATACGACGAGAATCGCGGCGAGTGACCATCATGTGTGGCTTGCTTCCGCGCATGAAGGTCACGCGTTGCCGCACCCCGACGAACCCACCAGCTACATGCGTCGCACCAATAGATCCCCTGCATTTGTTGAGAACCCTGCTCCCTCTACATGTATCATCTTTCCCTTATCTGAATGAAAACTTGtttgcttaggaaaaaaaataccaaaagaaAGATCTCAAAATAGAAAAGTGAACAACAaactattgttagaatatattttttgcttgcttagaatatattattattagaatatatttttttgacaaaTAATGTCACAATAGCATAGTACAATGAGTCTAAAAATAGAATCGTAAAAGAGGTGTACATAATGGTTGTTCTTTATTACTACttttcatacaatatttttataaaatttttacagaaaaaaaaaactaatataatagttttattttattaaaaaaatttacatgatacttctctatttaataaaaaagttattattaatataatttattaatttctttatttcacAGAAAACTCGTATGAGCGAAGTGAGTGCCTTCAATCTCCTCATCCACTgtttttttccaaaatgcccCTACTGTAGCCATCTCTGCTAATTGGCGCCAAACCCATGCCATTCTCCCATCCTTGTAACTCatacaaactctctctctctctctctagcaaGAAAACAAGCAGGTCCAACACTAACAGATTTCGCAAGGGTTTCTTTCTCACCTTGAACTCCAATTATAcactttctcatcttcttctttacaaatttttaagtCCTGGGTAATCTTTCTTCTGGTTGTGTGATTAGTTTTCTTTGTAGTTATacacttcttcatcttcttcttcttcacaggAGAATCTATGGGGAGTCGGGAATCCGCTGCTCAGATAGACGGGGATGGAACTAAAAACCAAGATCATAATGGacttcatgatcttgaagatgTTGAGGATATCTCAGAACTGAACCAGGGCACCGAAGGCCAAACGGCAATGGGTTCATGGGTTCTTGTAGATGAAATGGATGAACATCTTATAGTAAAAACTGATCGAGGGAtcaagaaggaagaagaaaagaagagtgTAACGAACTCGAATGGAAGAGCTGTGGATTGTTGCGAAGATTATTTTATGGTAAAAGtgtatgaagatttttttagttttggatccgtgcagaaagaagaaaatattgaaaaagatAATGAGAATGAAGTTTCTGTTGGGGAGATCATTGAAAGGTTCAAGACACAAGAAGttgaggagaaagaaaagagaaaacagcTCGATAAAGGAGTACTCT from Juglans regia cultivar Chandler chromosome 4, Walnut 2.0, whole genome shotgun sequence encodes:
- the LOC109000708 gene encoding membrane protein PM19L-like, coding for MASQQMKPVAGLLLVLNFCMYVIILGIGGWAMNRAIDHGFIIGPGFDLPAHFSPIYFPMGNAATGFFVMFALLAGVVGAASALSGLNHLRTWNDRSLPSAATAALIAWTLTVLAMGFACKEIELRIRNARLRTMESFLIILSATQLLYIAAIHGAA